One Comamonas odontotermitis genomic window, CACCCTTGACACATCGTTGCTTCGTATTCGAGGGCTCCTAGCCGGGGGCCCAGCGTTGTCGCGTGTCTGTGCTCCCTGCGGCTTCACCTGGCGCGGCCCACCGCCTTGCCTCATCCGTAAACCCATGATTTGCTGGGTTGTGTTCGCGGCTCTCAGCGCTCCAGTGGCGCGAAAACCCAATTAGTTTATTCAATAAATGCCATATTCACAGGGTCAGATGGGGTTTTTTCAAAAATAAACATCCATAAAAATAAATCAACTCAATCAAAGAAATTGATTTAATTACATAAACTAATTAATAATATTGGAATATTTCATTGGCCGTATAAATAAGGTTTGATCTACTATTTGATAGATCTCATAAATCGACGTTGAATTTTCGTTTTCAAAACGATGCCAAAATTACAATTTCATTGATTAATACCAAATGCTCAATGGAATTATTCAGTGAGTGAATATTTCTAATTACATTAGAAATTATAAATTCTTAACACTTCTTATCGAGAAGATAAACTGGTCAAATTGGTAGTGAATGAGTAGCCTCAGGTTTTCAATAGAAGCAATGAGCCCCGCCAACATAATTACTCTGCAGCGGGCGTTTCAATTCTAAATTGAATTCCTCCAGGAATCTTGAAATTGCATAATCAAGCAGCCCTCTAATTTCCTGCTTTGAAAATTATGCATCCACGCCCTTTCTTCAACCTTTTCTCAATTCAATTTCTCATATGCTCAGAAAAACTCTACCTGGATTCCTTTTATTATCAGTTTTAGCCAGCGCAGCATCTGCCCAAAGCATCGGAATTGAACTGCGCGAGAGATACAGCGGTGCAGCTGGTATGGCACCTAGCGCCACGGCACCGAAAACCGATCAGGACAACCCAACAACCCCATATATGGCCGTTGCCTTTCAGCAAGATGATACTGTCCAGTACCATATTCGCTTCAAGAATACTGACAGTGCAAATGCGATTCCAGCCAATTCTGGTGCAAGTGCAACCTTCAATATTGATGCCAATATGACCAATGCGACGATTCTGGGCGCGTTCGATGAGAACTATATGTCCTCCTCATGCGCAAACAATCTCAGCATCACCAATAACACGGTTACAGCCACCCTCGTTGGCAGCCTGACGGGTACAAGCAGTCGTTGCACTGTGGTAGTGGAAGCGAAAGCCACCAACCTGACCCCATCTCTGGGCGTGAACAACACGGTCACTCTAAATCCCAATGGCATTGCAACGGGAAGCAATCCAACCAGCTTGGGCGTAACAACGATCGTCTCCAAACCTCCTGCAGGCATCTGCTCCGTCAACAATCTCTATGCAGTTGCGCGCCGCAGCAACATCATCATGCGGTTGGATCTCTCCACACAACCCCCTACCTTTTCCCCATTTGACACTTTTCAAACTCCAGATTATGTAAATGGGCTTGGCGTCACCAGATCGGGGATATTTTATGGCGTTTCTCAATACGAACTCAAGCCAGGCGTGAGTGGAAAGGCAGTCTATTCATATAATCCACAAACGCGAGCCACGACTGCATTCCCGTTTACAGACAGCAGCGTGACGGGTGATTTTCTAGGTGGAGCCATCAGAAGCGATGGCATATTCTTCATGGCCCATGTTTCCGTTCCAAATGCGGATGGAACGGCCACACTTCCCATCTATGCCTTCAATACCAACAACAATACCTATATTGGCCGTGTCGCCAATCTAACCCTCAACCTCCCGGCAGGAAGTGATCTCGCGCGATCTGGAAAAAATGGGGATATCACCTTCGATTCGGCAGGCAATCTTTATTACACCACCGAATACACGCTCACCACAGACACCACAACCAGCAAAGGAATGCTGTATCAGTTTGATGGCCCTCTGCCGTCTACTGCTGGCACCCCCACGCCTACATTGACTTCGGGAAGAATTGTTACAACCTTTGCTGGTGTTGCACCACCCAATGGAGCAGCCTTTTCCAGTGACGGCAACCTGGTTCTGAACAGCGGCGTGAATGCAGCCGGCCAGAACATGGAGACCGTCGTGGATCCTCACACGGGAGCCGTTCTTTCCCAACCGCTGTTCGACTTCGGGGGACGT contains:
- a CDS encoding IPTL-CTERM sorting domain-containing protein codes for the protein MLRKTLPGFLLLSVLASAASAQSIGIELRERYSGAAGMAPSATAPKTDQDNPTTPYMAVAFQQDDTVQYHIRFKNTDSANAIPANSGASATFNIDANMTNATILGAFDENYMSSSCANNLSITNNTVTATLVGSLTGTSSRCTVVVEAKATNLTPSLGVNNTVTLNPNGIATGSNPTSLGVTTIVSKPPAGICSVNNLYAVARRSNIIMRLDLSTQPPTFSPFDTFQTPDYVNGLGVTRSGIFYGVSQYELKPGVSGKAVYSYNPQTRATTAFPFTDSSVTGDFLGGAIRSDGIFFMAHVSVPNADGTATLPIYAFNTNNNTYIGRVANLTLNLPAGSDLARSGKNGDITFDSAGNLYYTTEYTLTTDTTTSKGMLYQFDGPLPSTAGTPTPTLTSGRIVTTFAGVAPPNGAAFSSDGNLVLNSGVNAAGQNMETVVDPHTGAVLSQPLFDFGGRSWVDLASCILPGTLSATTKFANRANPTDDFQVTLNPPAGGGQALQAQTSAGQPQASTTEAIGNAGGMYTLTQTRLDSGTSSYTTVCQCVDTLNNNMQVASGVGTTINYQYPNPSANHAVECTFVNSTTPAATPFQDSGSSVEGIPRTVVPNIRTNDFVSGTPATASNSTISLGTDPSTLAATAAGITVNPSNGAVNTSATTPAGTYQLTYQLCLQADPTVCNTATITVVVAPPGSAAVDPQPDTGTAPAGTASTPIADIRVNDTLNGQPATAANSTITVGTDSDTQTATTHGVVLDPATGKVTTTTQTPVGTYTLTYTLCDSANPTVCQVTTVTVTVTTAGASATPVPSLSETGLLILASMFGLLGWQQSRRRQHP